A window from Culex pipiens pallens isolate TS chromosome 3, TS_CPP_V2, whole genome shotgun sequence encodes these proteins:
- the LOC120426830 gene encoding mitochondrial chaperone BCS1, which translates to MTITDYIGTLSDNPYFGAGFGLFGVGAGAALLRKGLQGALILFRRHYMITLEVPCRDKSYQWLLQWITQKGAKHTQHLSVETSFLQRDTGHVKTKYDFIPSIGTHIMRYGGTWIKVDRAREQHTLDLHMGVPWETVQLTAFGRDKNLYFRILEEARQLALKNTEGKTLMYSAMGSEWRQFGHPRNRRPLKSVVLDNGVSERILKDCREFMQNPGWYADRGIPYRRGYLLYGPPGCGKSSYITALAGEIECGICLLNLSERGLTDDRLNHLMNVAPQQSIILLEDIDAAFLSREDTKQQKAAFEGLNRVTFSGLLNCLDGVASTEARIVFMTTNYLDRLDPALIRPGRVDVKEYVGYCSRHQLEQMFMRFYTGEEATVNSKLFAENVLSYGKNVSPAQVQGYFMMHKTSDQQTVLANVAGLWDNA; encoded by the exons ATGACCATCACGGACTACATCGGAACGCTGTCGGACAACCCGTACTTCGGGGCGGGCTTTGGCCTGTTCGGGGTCGGTGCCGGCGCAGCGCTCTTACGTAAGGGATTGCAGGGCGCGTTGATTCTGTTTCGGCGGCACTACATGATCACGCTGGAAGTTCCGTGCCGGGATAAATCGTACCAGTGGCTGCTGCAGTGGATTACGCAAAAGGGCGCCAAGCACACGCAGCATCTGAGCGTGGAAACGTCGTTCCTGCAGCGGGACACGGGCCACGTCAAGACCAAGTACGACTTTATTCCGTCGATTGGGACGCACATCATGCGCTACGGTGGAACCTGGATCAAGGTGGACCGCGCCCGGGAGCAGCACACGCTCGACCTGCACATGGGCGTGCCCTGGGAGACGGTCCAGCTGACGGCGTTCGGGAGGGACAAGAATTTGTACTTTCGGATCTTGGAGGAAG CGCGACAATTGGCGCTCAAAAACACCGAAGGCAAAACGCTAATGTACAGCGCGATGGGTTCCGAGTGGCGCCAGTTCGGTCATCCCCGGAACCGCCGACCGCTCAAATCGGTCGTCCTCGATAACGGCGTGTCCGAGCGCATCCTCAAAGACTGTCGAGAGTTCATGCAGAACCCCGGATGGTACGCGGACCGTGGAATCCCGTACCGCCGGGGTTACCTGCTGTACGGTCCACCCGGGTGTGGCAAGTCCAGCTACATCACCGCCCTGGCCGGCGAGATCGAGTGTGGCATTTGTCTGCTGAACCTGTCCGAGCGCGGACTCACCGACGACCGGTTAAACCACCTGATGAACGTGGCCCCGCAGCAGTCGATCATCCTGCTCGAGGACATTGACGCGGCGTTCTTGTCCCGCGAGGACACCAAACAGCAAAAGGCCGCCTTCGAAGGCCTCAACCGTGTTACCTTCTCCGGGCTGCTAAACTGCCTCGACGGCGTCGCTTCCACCGAAGCCCGAATTGTGTTCATGACCACCAACTACCTGGATCGGCTCGATCCGGCCCTCATCCGGCCGGGTCGCGTCGACGTGAAGGAGTACGTCGGCTATTGCAGCCGGCACCAGCTCGAGCAGATGTTTATGCGGTTCTACACCGGCGAGGAGGCGACCGTGAATTCGAAACTGTTTGCCGAGAATGTGCTGAGCTACGGCAAGAACGTAAGCCCGGCGCAGGTTCAGGGCTACTTTATGATGCACAAGACGTCTGATCAGCAGACGGTGCTCGCGAACGTGGCAGGCCTGTGGGACAATGCGTGA
- the LOC120426826 gene encoding O-glucosyltransferase rumi homolog translates to MQCIYFTSVLLVIFAQNGQTDDGGMCMAKETCAETQQEAPTNNLYKAADNKYITLIEEALAAYKPCESSNCSCHLDVLKTDLRPFRSGITQDMIEQARSYGTKYQIIGHRLFRQRDCMFPARCSGVEHFIRPNLPKLPDMELIINCRDWPQISRHWNAPREPLPVLSFSKTNDYLDIMYPTWGFWEGGPAISLYPTGLGRWDQHRVSVRKAAKVWPWEKKLNQAFFRGSRTSDERDPLVLLSRMRPELVDAQYTKNQAWRSPKDTLHAEPAQEVRLEDHCQYKYLFNFRGVAASFRFKHLFLCKSLVFHVGQEWQEFFYDSLKPWVHYVPVPVGINEWELEQLIQFFREHDQLAQEIANRGYEHIWNHLRMEDVECYWKRLLRRYGKLVKYEVKRDEELVEIF, encoded by the exons ATGCAGTGCATTTACTTCACATCAGTATTACTAGTGATATTTGCTCAAAATGGACAAACCGACGATGGTGGAATGTGCATGGCCAAAGAAACCTGCGCTGAAACGCAGCAGGAAGCACCGACCAACAATCTGTACAAAGCCG CGGACAACAAATACATCACACTGATCGAGGAGGCGCTCGCGGCCTACAAACCCTGCGAATCGTCCAACTGCTCCTGCCATTTGGACGTTCTCAAGACGGACCTCCGTCCGTTCAGATCCGGCATCACGCAGGACATGATCGAGCAGGCCCGTTCCTACGGCACCAAGTACCAAATCATCGGCCACAGACTGTTCCGCCAGCGGGACTGCATGTTCCCGGCCCGCTGTTCCGGCGTGGAGCACTTTATCCGACCCAACCTGCCGAAGCTGCCCGACATGGAGCTGATCATCAACTGTCGCGACTGGCCGCAAATCAGTCGGCACTGGAACGCCCCGCGGGAACCGCTGCCAGTGCTGTCGTTTAGCAAGACGAACGACTACCTGGACATTATGTATCCGACGTGGGGCTTCTGGGAGGGCGGTCCGGCGATTTCACTGTATCCGACCGGGTTGGGACGATGGGACCAGCACCGGGTGTCGGTGCGGAAAGCCGCTAAAGTGTGGCCCTGGGAGAAAAAGCTCAACCAGGCGTTCTTTCGTGGTTCGCGAACTTCCGACGAGCGCGATCCGTTGGTGCTGCTGTCCCGAATGCGGCCCGAGCTGGTGGACGCTCAGTACACGAAGAATCAAGCGTGGAGATCTCCGAAAGATACGCTGCACGCAGAACCTGCCCAGGAAGTTCGACTCGAAGACCACTGCCAGTACAAATACCTGTTCAATTTCCGCGGAGTGGCGGCCAGCTTCCGCTTCAAGCATCTCTTCCTGTGCAAATCGCTCGTGTTTCACGTGGGCCAAGAGTGGCAAGAGTTTTTCTACGACTCGTTGAAACCGTGGGTTCACTACGTTCCAGTTCCGGTGGGGATCAACGAGTGGGAGCTGGAACAGTTGATTCAGTTTTTCCGCGAGCACGATCAACTGGCGCAGGAAATTGCAAATCGGGGCTATGAACACATCTGGAACCATCTCAGGATGGAGGACGTCGAGTGCTACTGGAAGCGGCTGTTGCGCCGATACGGCAAGCTGGTAAAGTACGAAGTGAAACGGGACGAGGAGCTCGTCGAGATTTTCTAG
- the LOC120426824 gene encoding UDP-glucuronic acid decarboxylase 1 — translation MVFSRRKMKQLFAFGVAIVLVICLYKSWGNPTGAKLTLGIAAGENELDANPERSRYVVDRDADGEGTVRRRMEVALRRHPPVGEEAGGAEVGSKDGHIDEVHQAKQQILALERKIQELEGRIPRKYPDVTFLNYKNRKRILITGGAGFVGSHLVDYLMMQGHELIVVDNFFTGRKRNVEHWLGHENFELIHHDIVNPLFIEVDEIYHLASPASPPHYMYNPVKTIKTNTLGTINMLGLAKRVGAKVLIASTSEVYGDPDVHPQPETYWGHVNPIGPRACYDEGKRVAETLAYAYAKQENVNVRVARIFNTYGPRMHMNDGRVVSNFIIQALQNQSITMYGSGKQTRSFQYVSDLVDGLVALMASNYTLPVNLGNPVERTIEEFAEIIRDSVGCKSKIVELPAVEDDPQRRKPDIARAKRYLDWEPRVPLKEGLIKTIEYFRKELARSNHSQRNIFVPETTEKK, via the exons ATGGTGTTTTCGAGGAGGAAGATGAAGCAGCTGTTCGCGTTCGGTGTGGCCATCGTGCTGG TAATCTGTTTGTACAAGTCGTGGGGTAATCCGACCGGTGCCAAGTTGACCTTGGGAATCGCCGCCGGAGAGAATGAGCTGGACGCGAACCCGGAGCGGTCCCGCTACGTGGTGGATCGTGATGCCGACGGAGAAGGCACCGTTCGGCGCCGGATGGAGGTGGCCCTGCGAAGGCACCCTCCGGTCGGCGAGGAAGCAGGAGGTGCCGAAGTAGGGAGCAAGGATGGTCACATTGACGAGGTGCACCAGGCCAAACAGCAAATACTGGCGCTGGAGCGGAAGATTCAGGAGCTCGAGGGTCGAATACCCCGCAAGTATCCGGACGTGACGTTCCTGAACTACAAGAATCGGAAGCGAATACTG ATCACGGGCGGAGCCGGCTTCGTCGGGTCGCACCTGGTCGACTACCTGATGATGCAGGGCCACGAGCTGATCGTGGTGGACAACTTCTTCACGGGGCGGAAGCGCAACGTCGAGCACTGGCTGGGGCACGAAAACTTTGAGCTCATCCACCACGACATCGTGAACCCGCTGTTCATCGAGGTGGACGAAATTTACCACCTGGCGAGTCCGGCCAGCCCGCCGCACTACATGTACAACCCGGTCAAGACGATCAAGACGAATACGTTGG GAACGATAAACATGCTTGGGTTGGCAAAGCGCGTCGGGGCTAAGGTACTGATTGCAAGTACGTCGGAGGTTTACGGTGATCCGGATGTGCATCCCCAGCCGGAGACCTACTGGGGTCATGTGAATCCGATTGGGCCGCGAGCGTGCTACGATGAAGGTAAGCGGGTAGCGGAGACGTTGGCGTACGCGTACGCCAAGCAGGAGAACGTGAACGTGCGCGTGGCACGAATCTTCAACACCTACGGACCCCGGATGCACATGAACGATGGCCGCGTTGTGTCCAACTTTATCATCCAGGCACTCCAGAATCAGTCGATTACT ATGTACGGCAGTGGCAAGCAAACACGGTCCTTCCAGTACGTGTCGGACCTGGTGGACGGCTTGGTAGCGCTGATGGCGTCCAACTACACCCTGCCCGTCAACCTGGGAAACCCCGTCGAGCGGACCATCGAGGAGTTTGCGGAAATCATCCGCGATTCCGTCGGTTGCAAAAGCAAAATCGTCGAGCTGCCCGCCGTCGAGGACGATCCGCAGCGGCGCAAGCCGGACATTGCCCGCGCCAAGCGATACCTGGACTGGGAACCGAGG GTTCCACTCAAGGAAGGTCTGATAAAAACGATCGAATACTTCCGGAAAGAGCTGGCCCGGTCGAACCACTCCCAGCGGAACATTTTCGTTCCGGAAACGACTGAAAAGAAATAG